One Gossypium arboreum isolate Shixiya-1 chromosome 13, ASM2569848v2, whole genome shotgun sequence genomic window, TCCAAGCTCACATCATCTCCATCCATGGCTTTCCATTGGAAGTTGAAGACCAAGTTTGCCACAAAATACTCTAGATGAAGTATGGCCAAGGCAAGTCCAGGGCAAATCCTCCTTCCAACCCCAAATGGCATCATCTTGATTTCCCTACTTCCCGTTATATCAAATACTACTTCCCCACTCTTATTATTGCTTAGGAATCTCTCAGGCTTAAATGCCATTGGATCCTCCCATACTTTAGTATCCCACCCCATTTCCGCTACAAGGAAATTAATGGTGGCATTCTTGGGCACCAAATACCCTCCCAGGACTGTATCTTCTCTCACTGTATGAGGCAAAAGAAAATGACCTGGTGGATGCCTTCTTAGCCCTTCCAAGATAACCGCCTTCAAATATGGCATCTTCTGCAAATCATCTTCCTTCACCTCTCTCTCTCCTTTTCCCACTACCCCTTTAATCTCCATGAACAGTTTCTGCTGAACATGCGGATATTTCACCATATTTGCCATAATCCACTGCAAAGCAGTGGAAGTAGTATCTGTTCCACCATTGAGAAACtcagaactcaagctaacaattTCCTTTTCTGTAAGCTTCCGCTTTTCCTCCGGAAGTTGAAGATCAAGCAATGTATCCACATACGCCAAAATATGTCCGTCATCCAGTCCATTCTTGTTCAGTGACCTCTCATCTTTTGCTTTCTTTCGTGCTCTTATCAAACGGACCAGCACTCTCTCTTGTTTCTCAAGGGCCTTGTAGAACTCCTTCCAACGTTTCTGAAGCAATACCCTTGTCACCTTAGGCCACAAATTGAGTATGTTGAATCTTCCATCCAAGTCTAAAAGCAAACGCCGCTGCACAGTTTCGATCTCTTTAATCTCTTCTTGATTAAGCTTGTCACCGAAACACATCAGAACTAATAAGCAGAACATAGCATATTGAAAATTATCAAGCACACGAACCGGTTCTCCAGTTTTCGAGCTTGACATTAGAGAATCTAACAGAATCTGAAGAACCCATTTTCGAGCATGAGAGTATGATTTGATACGAGAAGGATGGAGGATTTCAGCAGTAAGGTTACGCCTCAAAAGTCTCCAATTCGGACCATAGGAAGCTGAATTTATATTATGTTGATTGCAGCTTATAATCTTGCCGATCGTCGGAGCTTCAGGGCGGTCAGCGAATAAAGCACCGTTTTGGATTAAGGCCTGGTAGGTAAGGGAACGGTCAGAGACGAAAATGGTGGGGCGAGAAAGAAGATTGAGAGTGACCATTGGACCAAGCTTTTTGTGGAGGTTCCGAAGGATTGGTTCAAGCTCGGAAAAGGTTCGCCTGAGCCATAGGATGTTGGTGATAATGGGAAAGTTGGCTGGGCCAGGAGGTAGAGTCTGGGAAGGTGTTTTAGAGGTGAAAGAGAGGAGGTTGAAAAGAGCTCGAAGAAGAAGAGAAACAGTGATGgtgatgaagatgatgaaccaGGTTTCCATGTTTGGTTTGGTCTTTGGAGGTGAGAGTTTGAGAGTGGGGAGACTGTGAGGAAAGTTCTGTGGGTGATAAAATAAGGGCGAGCACTATGGGGCTTAAACTATTCAAGTTTGTTGGCAAAAGCGTGAACGCATGTACAGAATACAAAAGGGTCACGAAATCTATAATTCTACGTTTTTCATTTGTAATTATATTGTGTGTAGAACTCATCAAGGCCGGTGCCGGAAGAGGTTGGGGTCgggctaatttaaaattttatacttgtTTCTCAGGTTTGGATCCGATCGACCCAAtaaatatacttgaaattttattaaaatttaatttagaaaaaaatattaaattcaatctcaACTCAATTTACtcgtattaaatattttatataaaaatatattatatttaatatattaaaaacattaaaataaatatatttctcaataaattgaaaatatattaacaattcatacttaaataacactaatataGTTTTAACTCGAGAAGTAAATACCTTtcaaatagtagcaaaattaatataaatcaaAAGTTATACAATATTTGTAAAgtgttttcattttagtcactcaaaatgaaatttatacaatttcATCATCTAACTTTTAGaacattttcattttagtcaccaaGCGCTAAATTTCTAACAACATTTAACTATACAAGCCGTATCATGTTTGCACTTTGGTTTTGGTCAaccaacttgtaacacccctagcccataTCCGTcattagaatagggttacggtgCATTACTAGAATTTACAAATTAAATACAAACATTTCACTTTGTTTAGCATTCACATCAGAAATCAATCAtatacaatcatattgtcccttatatgaaccCTCGAGGTCTAAATTATGCATTAGAAAtaagtcgagactaaatcgagtactcagagaattttttgcaaaatatcaaaatttttccaaggtgcaggggacacacgcccgtgtggccaggccgtgtgtctcacaaggTCAagagacacacctgtgtctcaggctgtgtaggtattcgaaatagggacacacgatcgtgtctcagcccgtgtccaaATTAGGGTgctcactaacttgggtcacgcggccaagccacacgctagTGTGTTAGGCAgcgtgagcatactgacttgcattaaataggtgcaggggtcacatggccaagtcacattaCCGTGTGAAATTTTTTGGGTATTatgttttgtaattttaaatattcaggggacacatggccaaaccacacgcccacatgctaggtcgtgtgtcacacacggccgagagacacgcccgtgtctatgccTGTGTGGACGAAATTAGGTTATTTCTAAGGCCACATTTCTCACCTAAATTTATCTTCCACTTACATGAACACTTTAACAGATTCACAAGccaatataaatataaaacattcaaatcaatccaaaaccaAGTTTTAAACAattcatattatcacatatatctTAGGATTCAAATTTACCTTGATGATCAAAACACATATTTGCTTACTTATTCCAAATATACTATCTCAACTTATTCATCAATATGCCTATATGCTATCCATCATTCAACCACACCAAACATATATCAAGCATGATAAGACTACAAATATACATACATCAAAATATGTCCAACacaagtcattccaatggctagtcacaACCAAACACATACATACCATCATTGGCCAAATTTAACCTATACTTGCCATTATAACCCAAAATTAATTTGTTACATATATCGAGCTGAGTTGATGGATAGTGAGAgatatctccgccaagcttctAACCCAACAAGCTTTCGAAGTAATATAAAACTGaggaaataaaacagagtaagcatttaatgcttagtaagtttgtataacggagattaatttaccatttatttacatttaaggtaagcatacaaaATACATCCAAAGAAATTTGGCTAATAGCCTAAACACATAACcttatcaaacatgttagtcatgtatttcACATGATTACCAAGAAACATGTATGAACTCACCAAATATCAAATTTCCATGTGTTTCATGTATATACAAGTAATGATTCATTTCGAACTCATATTTTCTCATGTTAGGATTTTGCtcgttgaatcatttaaaatgtcgatggatacacgggtagtacacacaaagtgtacaaaactgtaattcgtcaattcatattcaagaaTGCTTATACGATCACATAAACTAGAAGATCTCTCTtgagccatataacgggaagcttatgtgagccatgtaacgggaAGCTCCAGAGAGCAATTAATGGGAAGCTCATACTAGCTaatatcgggaagttcaagcgagccaataTAGAAAAGTTCTGGAGAGCCATTAATCGGAAAGCTCATGaaagagcctttaatcgggaAGCTCCAAAGAGCCATATATCGGGCCGCTCATAAGAGCTGCAATgtgtctacaacacatgcaggatcacaaccaatcGGGATGCTCCAAAGAGCTATTAACAGGAAGCTTGCAAgaaccatataacaggaagccCATGAGAGCTAATAACGAGGcactctttcgagctatgatGTGTCCGTAACACATGTAGGACCATAACCAATTCGGGAaccctgtatccatcgaatttcatttattcaaatgggACTTAATACTTGTCAATCATTGTCGGATATGTgattaatttcatatacatggaAATAATACAATCAcatacatacaattcaattcaaacatataaatatacaatttagttacacaaacttacctcgacagtGTTCGTGTACACAGAAGCTACTAATTcgctactttctcttttcctcgatttaaCACCGTATTTGATCTACCCGGATCTATACGAATGAGTTTAACATCAatttatattcaattcaatccaattcacatcttaggcaaaattaccattttacacctatacttttgattaattacaatttcatccctaggctcgaaaaatgaaatttatgtaatttattcattattccaagcctagccgattttcATATATCACAATAGAAacccataaaataatttttccatgaatttttatatcttttcaatttagtccctaaattttaatttcatcaaatttccctttacaaaagttgtttatctatcaacgacctttcattttctaccataaaacttcaaaattcatgcatactcatccatggcaaaaccctaacactctgataattttacaaattaatccccgagatagcaagattaagttattacgattttgaaaatataaaaattactaaaaacgagacaataaTGCTTACCTAGTTAAGCAAAATAAGTTGGCTTGAGCTTAGttttccatggctagggttttcatgttttaatttgggaaagatgatgaaaatgatgatattttgttatttaattaatttatcatcttcattttatcatctttccaatttaatccttttttttccttaaatttcaaatgataaatcatcatacttatctactaactccactAATTGGTTTATTTATcgtataaggacctccaattttgaatctctttagctactagaattcaacttttgcattctatgcaatttggtcctttttttcaaattaaacatgtaatcaataaaaatttcttaacgaaattttcatacgataTCTCGATCATAATGTAgaccatgaaataatataaaataatttttcttccgaactcagatttgtggtcccaaaaaccactgttctgatttcactgaaaacggactGTTACATAACTCCCAGGtcactttcattttggtcacccaactccTTGGTCACTTTCATTTTAGTCGCCCCAAAATATATTCTTATAAGTATTGATCGGGGTAAAAAGAAATCAAGGTTTAGAGTGAAAAAAaggtagaaactaaaataatatacaaaatttgtcaaattgtacttgtttatccCATTGTCGAAAATTCTaaagttattttttatatttaaaatttaaattttaaaatatcaaaataaattattaaaaaacttATCTCTTGATAATGTCAACCTATTTGTTGCTATAATATTGACATTTCTATAAATAAAGAGAGTTAAAATAAGAAATAAGAGAAAAAAGAGAAATACGTATTTTATTCATCAATAGGGATATCTACAATGCTTCTCCAAAATCTATGTTTATAAACATAAGAAATACATATGATATAAAACTCTACTTTTAATAGATATTAGAGTTCAAAAGTACATCAAACTTGTTATCCTAATGGACATCcactttataataataaaatatttgaaacacTCCCTCTTGGATGTCCATCAATAGATAATGTGCATCGTAAAAACCTTACTAAGATAAAAAACTTTTGTGGaaaaaattcttagtgaagaaaaAAGAATACACATTTATAAAGCACATAACTTACTGACTTATTAAAAATCTTACCAGGCTAACCTAGTGGGAAAAAACTTAGTTAAAGGGAAAAGAGTACAGTGCGTATTTACTCTCCGTCATGACAACATCACATAATATCTCATACTttacgtattcaatcttgaatattaGCTTTTCAAATAATCACTTCAACAAATTTGATAAATGTTTCAATGTTGGAAACTCCTCTCACTCGACtgttgaagaaaaaaaagaaaagttttatTGGAATtataagtgtcagcagagttttaagtttatttgtatatggcttactaagcttttgaaagcttactttgtgtgtgttttcaactgttttatagataccGAAGCTATCGGGAGTTttgggatcgtcgaggatcatcaccacactatcgaactctattttggtaccttctAAAAATGTAAATTTGAAGTACGGCATGTATATGTTAGAAGTAATTGAGATATGTTTTAAGTTGTGAAGTGTAAATTTAGCCATGTGACAtagcttggttttggttgtgtttatatgTGACATTTGAGTATAAACTATATGATGAAATATTGCTAATATGATGTGTTCATAGATGGCTAAGAGAATTGGTCAAGTTGGTAAGTTTTTAGTGTGTGCctattttgagatttggttagattttggcatgagattgaatgagtAAATTAAGGTTATGAAtcttatgttttggtatgactttggcttatgttttagtatgttttggtatggattaatagcatgaaattggttgattataatatggcatgattggtgtatgatttggttgtgaattggttttGATGCTTGCAGGGAAGAcccttaaagcttagtaagccatatacaaataaacatatcattcaaagcaaTTAAACATCATCAAATAATTTATACTTTGGAGATAAATTCTAACTCAAATTTCATATTCAtacacttacctttcattctcaaataagTTATGCAAAGCAAACATACCTGAGTTAGATATAACAtttcacatagttattcattatctcggaatgcccgtttgaaccgttcagaaacaataaggatacgcggatagatcaaaaagcatatacaatgccaacgtcccagacgtggtcttacatataatcaaacatcgatgccactatcccaaacagggtcttacacgaaatcagatatgatgccgatgtcccagacatggtcttacatgtaaaacaaaagtcgatgtcaacgtcccagatgtggtcttacacaataacAGATGTCGGAAtcctatatcatgacatatgtaCCCTAACTATTCCTgaggtttgtacggggcttttaATACgttgaaactttgtcgatactttctcggatagcaCATATTTAGCTCGGACATTTattcataacaattcaatataaaatgaataataataattcaattcaaacaagcttatttgtatatcgacttacctcgtagggATTCGGATAGATGAAATTGGTTACTCGACGACTttcaactttccccgatctaattcagTATTCTTTAGTTCCCAATCTaaacaaattcaaatttaacttattcaatcacacattcaCTCAAAAAAATCCACAAAACAAACATTTAGggtattttgcaaactagccctcacattttcacattttgacactttagttcctaattcacaaaatcacaaaatacacataacttgcttatacacaagcttagccgaattttcatagctctcatacaaatccatacatttcatttatttcacattttagtccctcaaaataacatttttacaacttagcccaaattactcaaattcatcaaaaatccaaagacaaaacatatataccaaacatcaagctttcatatttcaacatataacatcacaaagcttatgaattcatccatggcatatttcaaaatcattaacaaaatcaAAAGTTGAGGCATGGGTTAGATAGTTTACAAagaaacgattacaaaaacgtagaaattatcaaaaactgagtcaAAACCATACCTAGATCAACAATTTGCttggccgaaccctagctattctttttctttttctttctttaaattTTCGACAAGATGAGCATGAAATGAGCTTATTATCATGCTttagttttattataattactttaataagcattttaccattttgcccataattaataaatattctaAACATTAACATATAAGGTCAATATTGTCCACTTACCATATAAATGGTATATTAACAACATAATGACTCATCATTTAAGAAGACATAACAATTAGGCGCTTTTAACAAGtagcaggcaacttttacaatttatgcgGTTAAGTCCTTTTTTACAAATTAAACAcataaacgattaaattttcatacgagactttcacacatgctaattcacaaatcataaacatggaaaaatattatataaatatttttctaactcggatatgtggtcccaaaaccactattctaaccagggtctaaaccggactgttacatagtatcccgatctcagatctgtatttgaaaacacagtagctcctttcaactgatcaaacaaatcataaattcttggtagaggatatttattcttgatcgtcactttttTCAATtgatgataatcaatgcacattctcattgtaccatctttctttttcacaaacagaacaggaccACCCCAacgtgagaaactcggtcttgtgaatcctctatcagtcaactcttgcaactgagactttaattcttttaacttggttagagccattctatacggagctatcaaaatcggagtagtctctggcactaattcaatgtcaaactcaacttctcaaatcggaggtaatcccagaagttctttaggaaacacatcagggaattcataaacaacagacactgattcaattttcttttctgtcaattttgaatcaatcacataagaaaagtaggcttcacaaccctttctcacatatttctgagctaacatcgaagaaatcactgtcgttaaaccattcagatcattagactcaattcgaataatctcatcattttgacatcgtaaatcaatagtcttttgtttacaatttacaatagcatcgtgcaaagttaaccaatccatacctagaattatatcaaattcatcgaatggtaataacattaaatcagccgaaaaacatgaatctcgaatcatcgacgaacaattcttacacactttatcaaccaaaacgcATCTGCCTAAGGGGTCGATACTCTAATtataaattcagtagactctacaggcaaagtcttactgcttattaagttcatgcatatataagaatgcattgatccgggatctattaatgcaatcacaaaagtatcataaagagtgaaagtaccagtaataacatctggagatgaagcttcttcgcgtgcacgaatagcattgGCTCTGGCAGGTGTGtaagcctcagatctaacagtcgTATCTTTAGTTCCTCTCTGGCTGCCACTCACAATACCTGTGTTTCTGGGCGGTCTACCTTGAGTTGTATTGCCACTTGGCCTCGAATTTTGTACAATCTCTTACTCTAGAGACTCAGGACATTCacggataaagtgatctaaggatccacatttaaagcaagcttgGTCACTCAATCTACAACTTCCCGGATGTCTTTTACCCAATGTCTACACTTGAGTCGATCGAATCAGACATTTTCAACACTTGCAACTGAAGTAGTTGGAGCTCTGAAACTTGAATGCAATCTAGTACgatctgtaatatcctgaattagggcttaatcagaatagtggtttcgtgaccacaaatccaagatagaaataattattttataattattgtgatgattatgatatgattgcatgattgtgtgaaaatttcgtgatgaaattctatgcctaaagtgcttaaattgaaagtagggactaaatcgaataagttgcaaaatttgtattctagaagtttttagtatgaaattgttttggaatattaatgagaaggtcttaaatagcaattggaccaattttaagttcatggaaaaagttaggacatggaaggaatttggaaagtttagtagtaagggcattttggtcatttagttattaaaatgaattaaaaacaaaattaaaagccaatttttgtccatcttcttcattaggccaaaatttcaagggttctccatagttagggtttgtttcaagcttccaagctccatagtaagtgattccaagccccgcttttaatgttctttacgtttttggaatcctttagctcgattaagcttatgttagcaataattcaacctagggtttatatttggaaaaatacccataggtgaaatttgtgtattttgatgttttatgatagaatatgaggttttaaattatgttagacaacttgtgctactcggttttgagtgaaaacgagtaaaaaggcttaatcggcaaaaatacctaatagtcacaagtatatgttagagagagaatttgatgttgccatagaagggaaaagtgatcagcatgttataaaacataagaataaggaataaagtttaattcctaagcctaggggcaaaagtgtaattatgcaaagtttagggcaaaatgtaatttttccaaagtttgtattaaatgctgttttgatgaatgtatgtattaaataagattaatttggcattatagatcaagagaaacgagattcaagtcgtgatcgaggaaaagaaaagattgtggactaaattgcaaaatctttatattttggtaccaaggtaagttcatgtgtaaataatgtagcataattgttatttttaagttattgatgttaattatatgatatgctggtttttattatgaaatatatgctttgtggttattttcgaataaaatgcaaattatgtttactacttgataaatatgaattgctaccgagtatcggttccgatattccatggaagacgacaaatgtgagatcgagggaaaaagcccgtttgaaccttaggaatagattaggatacaagtgacatgtcactaggatggttgagcatccgaactcgttgagttgagtccgagttcacttatggatgcgaatgtccgaactcgttgagttgagtccaagttcgtgagatgtaactaggcatccgaactcgttgagttgagtccgagttcacttatggatgcgaacgcccgagctcgttgagttgagcccaagttcacttaggggcaggttacatgatttcttgattacatatgaggcacttatgtgcaaattatccgtgtatccgagttgtattccgatgtgttcaacgggtgaaatttctagtgaaatgaaagaacacttaagatgcaagcgacgttttggtaagtgttgtgaaatggacactttggacaggtatgttcttaaccctcgggttgataatagatacaacaacgataaggtggtaagatgatgaatgatgtttagaaatatgatatatgttttggtgataccatgctaaagttgtttggtatatttgtattgttatgttacttgttatttacatatgaacttactaagcatttatgcttactccctcctctttatttactatagttttgaacaagccagctcgaaaatcgggacgggtcgaaggtttgatcacactatccaaaggactttcatctgggtaaatggcttgtaaaacttaagtatggcatgtatagcaatatacttattttgtgtaagtaattttatgatatagccatgattggttgagaaaatgttagatattgataagtcatggtgatggctaatttagatcatgtttgatatcatggaagtttaataggttatctagttcataaaaattcatggaaagatgaaacttgccttaaaacagaatattgctgcagcaatgacatgaatttgaaaaatcactaaaaatagtataaatggaactaaattgtgagtaagttatgaaatttaagcttaatgagtctattttcatgtggattgaacaaaacaggtatataaattatattttatgagatatttaatcttttgtgaaacagggccagagtgatttctggatcccttgttatgaatttaaaaattcataataaattttacaaaaataattagaagtttttatttatatgtacagattccttatttagtctagttttaatagaaacaaaactCATAGtaattgaaattctgtatagagagatatctgattcgtaatacacagaggtcagagcagtcgaaccctgaaacaggggagactttaactaataaactgtactaattggcccaactaaaaattctagaaacaaattagtaaatatatatatgagtctagttttagggaaaatttatggatcttgatttttagtttcgtaactcgagatatgatttttcttgtaactgtgacgtgggtagctagaaagctgtgaatgtagaatcgaatgatttgaagttcttaatttgataaattatgttcggtaactcctcaagctcgactccggtgacagtTTCGGgagtgggggtgttacatttagtggtataagagtaggtttagtcggttctcggactacgtgttgtatgtacggattttgctatacatgccatatgtatgaattgtgatagtgtgacgacttctgacctttttaaatgatttttatatagtaaatggatcccgatccagctgtggcagatgaagtagagagtaatgcgccagctccggctgaagggcGCAACGACTAAAACCCACCTCCcattgttggtcggggaggaggagaaaggatcggaagcctttctccaaatgatgagtgcatggtacatcgagttcgttcagacgaacccaaatgtacgacctccccacctcctccaattcctcaacctatgcctccaatgcctcgtggagtggatatgataaaattcacagaaccccgttgatgaaattcgtaaacaagggctgaagaatttagagcaaatattgatgatgatgcagaaagcgagttcggcttaaaaattctatccggtatttgatgaattatcttgtacacgaagaatgtttgaaatgtgctacatctttgttgagagattcagcctataattggtggaagactttgatttggtggtaccgaaagagagggtaacacgggaattctttcaagaagagtttggaagaaatatattagtgaaagatttattgatcgaaatgtaaagagtttcttgagtgaagcaaggtaatatgatgatctcgaatatgaaagagagtttgttcgattgagtaagtatgcgggaatatgttcctctgaagccaagatgtgccgacgatttgaagacgggctcaacgaaggcATTAAGGTATttttcgggatccttgaactgaaagaaatggtagtactggttgatcgagcttgtaaggctgaagaactacttaaagagaagagaaaggtagaggctgagacacgaaattggaagaaaaggccaatgagtaaggcactTTCACAAagaacccggaaagtcaagaaatatgaatcctcgttcccaagtttcaatttgggcaatcatatggaaattttaagaagcgaatgtgggtcctaaatctcgaatacttCTGCGGCcaggtgtagggaactcgagatttgttaaacccgagtgccgt contains:
- the LOC108483280 gene encoding cytochrome P450 89A2-like, with protein sequence METWFIIFITITVSLLLRALFNLLSFTSKTPSQTLPPGPANFPIITNILWLRRTFSELEPILRNLHKKLGPMVTLNLLSRPTIFVSDRSLTYQALIQNGALFADRPEAPTIGKIISCNQHNINSASYGPNWRLLRRNLTAEILHPSRIKSYSHARKWVLQILLDSLMSSSKTGEPVRVLDNFQYAMFCLLVLMCFGDKLNQEEIKEIETVQRRLLLDLDGRFNILNLWPKVTRVLLQKRWKEFYKALEKQERVLVRLIRARKKAKDERSLNKNGLDDGHILAYVDTLLDLQLPEEKRKLTEKEIVSLSSEFLNGGTDTTSTALQWIMANMVKYPHVQQKLFMEIKGVVGKGEREVKEDDLQKMPYLKAVILEGLRRHPPGHFLLPHTVREDTVLGGYLVPKNATINFLVAEMGWDTKVWEDPMAFKPERFLSNNKSGEVVFDITGSREIKMMPFGVGRRICPGLALAILHLEYFVANLVFNFQWKAMDGDDVSLEEKQEFTVVMKTPLRAHIYPRKT